From the genome of Carassius auratus strain Wakin chromosome 24, ASM336829v1, whole genome shotgun sequence:
CCAGTGACCCTGATCTCGTCCTGATGTGTGCAGGACCCTTCACTGATGTGGTGACCGCTAACCTGAAGCTGAGGAACCCGTCCGACAGAAGAGTATGCTTCAAAGTGAAGACCACAGCTCCTCGCCGTTACTGTGTGCGGCCCAACAGCGGCGTGATCGACCCCGGCTCCGCCGTCACCGTCTCCGGTGAGACTCGCTCCTCACACACGGCTGTGCAGCGCTTCGGtctgtgtgacctctgacccctctcTGCTCTCCTACAGTCATGCTGCAGCCCTTTGAGTACGACCCGAACGAGAAGAGCAAGCACAAGTTCATGGTGCAGACCATCTTCGCTCCGTCCGGCGCCAGCGACCTGGAAGCCCTGGTGAGCCACATCTTCAGTGTTTTGTTGTAGATGTGATTGAGTTATGATCTGAATCCTGGAAACACAGTTTTTATCCGTCTGTATTTGAGAGAGATGAGTGTTGTGTGTGCCGCTGCAGTGGAAAGATGCCAGACCGGACGACCTGATGGACTCCAAGCTGCGCTGCGTGTTTGAGATGCCCTCAGACAACGAGAAGacggtgagtgtgtgtttggtgaCGGTCATTAATCACTAGCACTGTTCCTCACTCCTTCGTTCTGTACGGCTCTGATCAGAACGAGCTGGAGTCCACCAAAGCCCCGTCTGCTCTGAACGCCTCGAAGGACGGAGCGTCAGGAGCCAGAGCCGGAAGTCTGTCCACGGACGACACCGAGATGAGGAAGCTGATGGAGGAGAGCAAGAGACTGCAGACGGAGGTCGGGAAGCTGCTGGACGAGAACCGGCAACTCAAGGTACTGGagaactagtgtgtgtgtgtgtgt
Proteins encoded in this window:
- the LOC113042692 gene encoding vesicle-associated membrane protein-associated protein A-like — encoded protein: MSKLEQILILDPPGDLRFRGPFTDVVTANLKLRNPSDRRVCFKVKTTAPRRYCVRPNSGVIDPGSAVTVSVMLQPFEYDPNEKSKHKFMVQTIFAPSGASDLEALWKDARPDDLMDSKLRCVFEMPSDNEKTNELESTKAPSALNASKDGASGARAGSLSTDDTEMRKLMEESKRLQTEVGKLLDENRQLKDEGLRMRKVNQCDSSVSRSSAVMQSKEPSSRSLPSLLVVIAAIFIGFFLGKFVL